From a single Candidatus Defluviilinea gracilis genomic region:
- a CDS encoding NADH-quinone oxidoreductase subunit C translates to MEKKLEKVVQALQEQFGSSVEEFRGEAHVFVKAEQIVDALTLLRDTYEFELLSALTATDYYPQQTPRFHVIYQLSSLAQNITLQLRVAVNSDQLKVPTATRVYDVANWREREVFDMFGIVFEGHPDPRRILTPEGMEDHPLRKDFPLGYEEPQFTFNYDDIDLKKIYAKE, encoded by the coding sequence ATGGAAAAGAAACTCGAAAAAGTCGTTCAGGCGTTACAGGAGCAGTTCGGTTCTTCCGTCGAAGAGTTCCGGGGCGAAGCGCACGTCTTCGTCAAAGCGGAACAGATCGTGGATGCGCTGACCCTCCTGCGCGATACATATGAATTCGAACTGCTCTCCGCGCTTACTGCGACGGATTATTACCCGCAACAGACTCCCCGCTTTCATGTGATCTATCAACTATCATCGCTGGCGCAAAATATCACGTTGCAGTTAAGAGTCGCAGTCAACAGCGACCAGCTCAAAGTCCCGACAGCGACGCGCGTGTATGATGTCGCCAATTGGCGCGAGCGCGAAGTCTTCGATATGTTTGGCATCGTGTTCGAGGGGCATCCCGACCCGCGCAGAATTTTGACCCCCGAAGGGATGGAGGATCATCCGCTTCGCAAAGATTTCCCGCTGGGTTATGAAGAGCCGCAGTTCACGTTCAATTACGACGATATTGACTTGAAGAAGATTTACGCGAAAGAATAA
- the nuoD gene encoding NADH dehydrogenase (quinone) subunit D: protein MAQIEEVGYEQYKHLVSERALTGETMLLNMGPQHPSTHGVLRLLLELDGETIVNAIPDIGYLHTGVEKNMESKTFLKAEVMTDRLDYMNTTGNNLAYCMAVEKLVGLDVPERAQVIRVIITELQRIASHLVFMGAFGLDLAAMSMFLYCFREREYIMDILELCSGQRMMTTYFRPGGVWRDVPVEFDSAVRNFIKIFPARVDEYEALLTKNPILLDRLVGIGILDGKTALSHGVTGPTLRASGVNWDLRKARPYIGYEQYEFNVPVRTEGDTFARYIVHIEEFRESLKIVEQGLEKLKKLPGQPVLSDNRKFVPPPRAEIGVSMEALIHHFKFWTEGFPAPKNSIYSAVESPRGELGVYLEGNGGPKPHRVHMRTPSFDNLSVINKITQGHLVADLVAILASIDIVLGDIDR, encoded by the coding sequence ATGGCACAGATCGAAGAAGTAGGTTACGAACAATACAAGCATCTCGTATCCGAGCGCGCGCTGACGGGCGAGACCATGTTGTTGAACATGGGACCGCAACACCCGTCTACGCACGGCGTGTTACGCTTGTTGCTCGAGCTCGACGGCGAGACGATCGTCAACGCGATTCCCGATATCGGTTATTTGCACACCGGTGTCGAGAAGAACATGGAATCCAAGACGTTCCTCAAAGCCGAAGTGATGACCGACCGCCTCGATTATATGAACACAACGGGCAACAACCTCGCTTATTGCATGGCGGTTGAAAAATTGGTTGGGCTCGACGTGCCCGAGCGCGCGCAGGTGATCCGCGTGATCATCACCGAGTTACAGCGCATCGCATCGCACCTCGTTTTTATGGGCGCGTTCGGTCTCGATCTCGCGGCGATGTCCATGTTCCTGTATTGCTTCCGCGAGCGCGAATATATCATGGACATTCTCGAACTGTGTTCGGGTCAACGCATGATGACCACGTACTTCCGCCCCGGCGGCGTGTGGCGCGATGTACCAGTGGAATTTGATTCTGCCGTTCGGAACTTCATCAAGATCTTCCCCGCGCGCGTGGATGAATACGAAGCGCTGTTGACGAAGAACCCGATTCTTCTCGACCGTTTGGTTGGTATCGGCATCCTCGACGGAAAGACCGCCCTTTCGCACGGCGTTACGGGTCCCACGCTCCGCGCCTCCGGCGTAAACTGGGATTTGCGCAAAGCCCGCCCATACATCGGATATGAACAATACGAGTTCAACGTCCCCGTCCGCACCGAGGGCGACACGTTCGCTCGTTATATCGTCCACATTGAAGAGTTCCGCGAATCGTTGAAGATCGTCGAGCAGGGACTGGAGAAGTTGAAGAAATTACCGGGTCAGCCTGTGCTCAGCGATAACCGTAAATTTGTTCCGCCGCCGCGCGCCGAGATCGGCGTGAGCATGGAAGCGCTGATCCATCACTTCAAATTTTGGACGGAGGGCTTCCCCGCGCCGAAGAATTCGATCTACAGCGCGGTCGAATCGCCGCGCGGCGAGTTGGGCGTCTATCTCGAAGGCAACGGCGGACCCAAACCGCATCGCGTGCACATGCGCACGCCTTCGTTCGATAACTTGTCTGTCATCAACAAAATTACGCAAGGACATCTTGTCGCCGACCTGGTGGCGATCCTTGCTTCGATCGACATCGTGCTAGGAGACATTGACCGATAA
- a CDS encoding NAD(P)H-dependent oxidoreductase subunit E → MLSKKYPKEVKQILSKYPPEGKRSALMPLLFLAQREEGYINKAAMQDIAAMLDITETEVAGVVGFYTLYHEQKEGKHRIQVCTDLPCALRGADKFMDDLCGNLGIKVGETTSDGAVTIEAVTCLAACDKAPMFQTQGPEGIKYHENMTVEKTLELVEGLRKSTA, encoded by the coding sequence ATGCTTTCAAAGAAATATCCAAAAGAAGTCAAGCAAATCCTTTCCAAGTACCCGCCGGAGGGCAAGCGCTCGGCGTTGATGCCCTTGCTCTTCCTTGCCCAGCGCGAGGAAGGCTACATCAACAAAGCCGCGATGCAGGATATTGCCGCGATGCTCGACATCACCGAGACGGAAGTTGCGGGAGTCGTCGGTTTTTACACCTTGTATCACGAGCAAAAAGAAGGCAAACACCGCATCCAAGTCTGCACCGACCTGCCCTGCGCCTTGCGCGGCGCGGACAAATTCATGGACGATCTGTGCGGCAATCTCGGCATCAAGGTCGGCGAGACCACGTCCGATGGCGCCGTCACGATCGAAGCAGTGACCTGTCTCGCCGCATGCGACAAAGCTCCCATGTTCCAAACGCAGGGACCGGAGGGCATCAAGTATCACGAGAATATGACCGTTGAGAAGACTCTTGAGTTGGTGGAAGGGTTGAGGAAGAGTACTGCGTAA
- the nuoF gene encoding NADH-quinone oxidoreductase subunit NuoF, producing MTHILLRHREVPDINQLSVYKKNGGLAAFKNAVTKMKPNEVTDVVKNSGLRGRGGAGFPTGMKWSFIDSKNWPHYIVANADESEPGTFKDREIMEGNPFQFLEGLMIGAYAVGANAAYIYLRGEFWEIAESLDAKIAELEEDGYLGDKLFGTEYSLRIYTHLGAGAYICGEETALLESLEGKRGQPRVRPPFPPAVGLYNKPTIINNVETFTNVPMIMTNGAEWYKTMGTADAPGVKIFSLSGRVRKPGNYELPLGTTFRELIYTHGGGVQDSRKVRAIMPAGASSSLILVDDDALLDTPMDYLEVRKLKSELGSASVIIVDDTVSMDWLVNKTVHFFQHESCGKCTPCREGTYWMSHLTERIHSGQAVKADVDLLLNVAKQMQGKCLCALGEFSTMAVVSGIERFRKDFDNAVKA from the coding sequence ATGACACACATTCTTTTACGTCACCGCGAAGTACCCGACATCAACCAACTTTCCGTCTACAAAAAGAACGGCGGACTTGCCGCGTTCAAGAACGCGGTCACAAAGATGAAGCCGAACGAAGTGACCGATGTGGTCAAGAACTCCGGTCTGCGCGGACGCGGCGGCGCGGGCTTCCCGACGGGTATGAAGTGGTCGTTCATTGATAGCAAGAACTGGCCTCATTACATCGTTGCCAACGCGGACGAGTCCGAGCCTGGCACATTCAAAGACCGCGAGATCATGGAAGGCAATCCGTTCCAGTTCTTGGAAGGGTTGATGATCGGCGCTTACGCGGTCGGCGCGAACGCGGCGTACATTTACCTGCGCGGCGAGTTTTGGGAGATCGCTGAGTCGCTCGACGCAAAGATCGCCGAATTGGAAGAAGATGGCTATCTGGGCGACAAACTCTTCGGCACCGAATATTCGCTGCGCATCTACACTCACCTCGGCGCGGGCGCGTACATCTGCGGCGAAGAGACCGCTCTGCTTGAATCGCTCGAAGGCAAACGCGGACAGCCGCGCGTACGTCCTCCGTTCCCGCCGGCGGTGGGTCTGTACAACAAGCCGACCATCATCAACAACGTCGAAACATTTACCAACGTGCCGATGATCATGACGAACGGCGCGGAGTGGTACAAGACCATGGGCACGGCAGACGCTCCGGGCGTAAAAATCTTTTCACTCTCGGGCCGCGTGCGCAAACCCGGCAATTATGAGTTGCCGCTTGGCACAACCTTCCGTGAATTGATCTACACACACGGCGGCGGCGTGCAAGACTCGCGCAAGGTCAGGGCGATCATGCCGGCCGGCGCCTCCTCGTCGTTGATCCTTGTGGATGACGATGCGCTTCTCGATACGCCCATGGATTACCTGGAAGTGCGTAAACTGAAATCGGAACTTGGGTCGGCTTCTGTCATCATCGTTGACGATACCGTCTCGATGGACTGGCTCGTCAACAAGACCGTCCACTTTTTCCAGCACGAATCGTGCGGCAAATGCACGCCCTGCCGCGAAGGCACCTATTGGATGTCTCATCTCACTGAACGCATCCACAGTGGCCAGGCGGTCAAAGCGGATGTGGACTTGCTCCTCAACGTGGCGAAACAGATGCAAGGCAAATGCCTGTGCGCGCTGGGTGAATTCTCCACGATGGCGGTGGTCTCCGGCATCGAACGATTTAGAAAAGATTTCGATAATGCGGTAAAAGCATAA
- the nuoG gene encoding NADH-quinone oxidoreductase subunit NuoG, whose protein sequence is MSKLVTLTIDGTQVTVQEGTSVVDAAKLAGVDIPVFCHHPKLEPAGMCRMCLVELGRPMRDRATGQFVMENGAPKIQFMPKLETACTNKVEEGLVVVTQSAKVAEAKNGILEFLLTSHPLDCPVCDKGGECALQDLTLTHGPGKSRFIYDEKRHLAKQKPLGELIFLDQERCIQCARCIRFQDEIAGDAVLEFDKRERSMQIVSRSEPGFDSVFSGNTTDICPVGALTTVDFRFGARPWELAASPSICAQCPVGCNTTLNTRREARTDGEIVVKRVMPRQNEEVNEIWICDKGRFAYHYAGSKNRLTKPLIRKEKKLARSSWDAATKLAAEKFSKDKKDFVILASGRLSNEDLFNLKTLADHAGGKAYLYSHMAGGELTSLVGVGAGTNFGAMGAGTTILVVASDLYEEAPIWYLRVKQAKERGATLIVMNPRETKLDRYASHKVRYEYGDEARTVHDLTKKSKEGDALLKSENLVILYGSEGVGALGSQSLATACAKLLNENGFTGKPNNGLIGVWERANDQGAWEMGFTVEEDLARALKDKSVYIVGADPVSDDPKLAKALEGAAFVAVQDVMETATTEIADVVLPAQAFTEREGTFTSGERRAQRFYPAVPVTGESKPDFAITAQIARNMGVILEGTSASVVFDLLAETVKSFEGLNYAKLAEVHEQLPIVGRGDMYYGGTTYANNHGLGAHLSAAATRGEKVSIPKVQKEAVPHPKDKELLAVPVNKLYHRGTTVMTAELLHQRIGEASVSLHPSAAEKLGVRAGQTVNVSFNGTSGQAVVKLDDSIDEGIALVPRSMGLAIQEPAAVKVKA, encoded by the coding sequence ATGAGTAAACTAGTCACTCTTACCATAGATGGAACACAAGTCACGGTTCAAGAAGGAACCTCGGTTGTCGACGCGGCAAAACTTGCAGGCGTAGACATTCCCGTCTTTTGCCATCATCCCAAACTTGAACCCGCCGGCATGTGCCGCATGTGTCTCGTGGAACTCGGCCGCCCCATGCGCGACCGCGCCACAGGGCAATTTGTGATGGAAAACGGCGCGCCGAAGATCCAGTTCATGCCTAAGCTGGAAACGGCTTGCACGAACAAGGTCGAAGAGGGTTTGGTTGTGGTCACGCAGTCGGCAAAGGTTGCCGAAGCCAAGAACGGCATCCTTGAATTTTTGCTCACCTCGCATCCGCTCGATTGCCCGGTGTGCGACAAAGGCGGCGAGTGCGCCCTGCAAGACCTCACCCTGACGCACGGTCCCGGCAAAAGCCGCTTCATATACGATGAGAAGAGGCACCTTGCCAAGCAAAAACCGCTCGGCGAGTTGATCTTCTTGGACCAGGAGCGATGCATCCAATGCGCGCGTTGCATCCGTTTTCAAGACGAGATCGCCGGGGACGCGGTTCTCGAATTCGACAAGCGCGAGCGCTCGATGCAGATCGTTTCTCGTTCGGAGCCCGGGTTTGATTCGGTTTTCTCCGGCAACACTACGGATATTTGTCCTGTGGGAGCGTTGACCACTGTAGACTTCCGCTTCGGCGCCCGACCATGGGAACTGGCGGCTTCCCCTTCGATCTGCGCGCAATGCCCGGTGGGATGCAACACCACCTTGAACACCCGCCGCGAAGCCCGAACAGACGGCGAGATTGTCGTCAAGCGCGTGATGCCGCGGCAGAACGAAGAAGTGAACGAAATTTGGATCTGCGATAAGGGCCGCTTCGCCTATCACTACGCGGGCAGCAAGAATCGATTAACGAAGCCGCTCATCCGCAAAGAGAAGAAGTTGGCTCGCTCTTCATGGGATGCCGCGACGAAACTCGCCGCTGAGAAATTCAGCAAGGATAAGAAAGATTTTGTTATTCTCGCTTCGGGCAGACTCTCGAACGAAGACCTGTTCAACTTGAAAACGCTCGCCGATCACGCGGGCGGAAAAGCCTATCTCTATTCGCACATGGCGGGCGGCGAGTTGACGTCGCTGGTCGGCGTGGGCGCGGGCACGAATTTTGGAGCCATGGGCGCGGGGACGACCATCCTCGTCGTTGCCTCCGACTTGTATGAGGAAGCGCCGATCTGGTATCTCAGAGTCAAACAAGCCAAAGAGCGCGGCGCGACGTTGATCGTGATGAATCCGCGCGAGACGAAACTCGATAGATACGCTTCGCACAAAGTCCGTTACGAATACGGCGATGAAGCCAGAACGGTTCACGACCTGACGAAGAAAAGCAAAGAAGGCGACGCGTTGTTGAAATCCGAAAACTTGGTCATCTTATATGGAAGCGAAGGGGTTGGCGCGCTTGGTTCGCAAAGTTTGGCGACCGCCTGCGCCAAGTTGTTGAACGAGAACGGATTTACCGGCAAACCCAACAACGGACTCATCGGCGTGTGGGAACGCGCGAACGACCAAGGCGCGTGGGAGATGGGCTTCACCGTTGAAGAGGACCTTGCCAGGGCGTTGAAGGATAAGTCGGTGTATATCGTCGGCGCGGACCCGGTGAGCGACGACCCGAAATTGGCGAAGGCGCTCGAAGGCGCGGCGTTCGTGGCGGTGCAGGATGTGATGGAAACCGCGACGACCGAAATTGCGGATGTGGTTTTGCCCGCGCAAGCGTTCACCGAACGCGAGGGGACGTTCACTTCCGGCGAACGACGCGCGCAACGTTTTTATCCCGCCGTGCCGGTGACCGGCGAATCGAAACCCGATTTCGCCATCACTGCTCAGATCGCTCGGAACATGGGAGTCATCCTCGAAGGCACATCCGCTTCGGTGGTGTTCGATCTGCTGGCTGAAACGGTGAAATCGTTCGAGGGATTGAATTACGCCAAACTTGCCGAAGTGCATGAGCAGTTGCCCATCGTCGGGCGAGGCGACATGTATTACGGCGGCACGACGTATGCGAATAACCACGGCTTGGGCGCGCATCTGTCGGCGGCGGCGACGCGCGGGGAAAAGGTGAGCATCCCGAAGGTCCAGAAAGAAGCGGTTCCACATCCGAAAGATAAAGAATTGCTGGCGGTGCCCGTCAACAAGTTGTATCATCGCGGCACGACGGTCATGACGGCTGAGTTGTTGCATCAGCGGATCGGCGAAGCGAGCGTGTCGTTGCATCCCAGCGCGGCGGAAAAACTAGGCGTGCGCGCGGGGCAGACCGTGAATGTGAGTTTCAACGGAACGAGCGGACAGGCGGTTGTGAAGCTGGACGATTCGATTGACGAGGGTATCGCGCTGGTGCCGCGCTCAATGGGTCTTGCCATACAGGAGCCTGCAGCAGTGAAGGTGAAAGCATGA
- the nuoH gene encoding NADH-quinone oxidoreductase subunit NuoH: protein MISDWTLWLEWFIKSLVWVFALLGGFAYLTYYERRALARIQTRVGPNRAGPFGLLQPIADAIKLVFKEELSPARAYKFVFFLAPILTLVPSIVIAAVIPLGRSIHVFGREVNLYLTNINVGVLYFMSIAAIAVYGIVLAGWASNSKYAMLGGLRSTAQMISYELALGLSLIPVILLGNSMSLVEIVERQNGLWFVFLQPVGALIFWIATLAEVNRAPFDMPEAEQELTAGYHAEYSGMKFALFFMAEYQKMIVICAVMAVFFFGGYLGPGVDQYPLLGPVYMFVKIFLLLFAMIWVRATWPRFRYDRLMSFGWKVLVPLSLAIVFITATGILLADQTGNALWMWAIPVASVIAGLVPVVTIYYTLRRLLYERA from the coding sequence ATGATTAGCGATTGGACTTTGTGGCTCGAGTGGTTTATCAAATCGCTGGTGTGGGTCTTCGCGTTATTGGGCGGGTTCGCGTATCTTACCTATTATGAACGCCGCGCGCTGGCGCGTATACAAACTCGCGTGGGACCGAATCGCGCGGGACCGTTTGGTTTGCTTCAACCGATCGCCGACGCGATCAAGCTGGTCTTCAAAGAGGAGCTCTCGCCCGCAAGAGCGTATAAGTTCGTGTTCTTTCTCGCGCCGATCTTGACGCTGGTGCCTTCGATCGTGATTGCGGCGGTCATTCCGCTGGGGCGTTCGATCCATGTCTTCGGGCGCGAGGTCAATTTGTATCTCACCAATATCAACGTGGGCGTGTTGTATTTCATGTCCATTGCGGCGATCGCGGTGTATGGGATCGTGCTGGCGGGCTGGGCTTCGAACAGCAAGTATGCGATGCTCGGCGGCTTGCGCTCGACGGCGCAGATGATCTCGTATGAACTGGCGCTTGGTCTTTCCCTGATCCCCGTGATCTTGCTCGGCAACTCGATGAGCCTGGTTGAGATCGTGGAGAGGCAGAACGGATTGTGGTTTGTGTTCCTTCAGCCTGTGGGCGCGTTGATCTTTTGGATCGCGACCCTTGCCGAGGTGAACCGCGCGCCGTTCGACATGCCCGAGGCGGAGCAGGAATTGACCGCGGGCTATCATGCCGAGTATTCGGGCATGAAGTTCGCGTTGTTCTTTATGGCGGAATACCAGAAGATGATCGTGATCTGCGCGGTGATGGCGGTCTTTTTCTTCGGCGGGTATTTAGGCCCCGGTGTGGATCAATATCCCCTGCTTGGACCCGTGTATATGTTCGTCAAGATCTTTCTGCTGTTGTTTGCCATGATCTGGGTGCGAGCCACCTGGCCCCGCTTCCGCTATGACCGCTTGATGTCGTTCGGCTGGAAGGTATTGGTGCCGTTGTCGTTGGCAATCGTATTCATCACTGCCACAGGGATTTTGCTTGCGGACCAAACAGGCAACGCCCTGTGGATGTGGGCGATCCCGGTCGCGTCGGTCATTGCTGGTTTGGTTCCGGTGGTGACGATCTATTACACCTTGAGGAGATTACTGTATGAGCGCGCTTGA
- the nuoI gene encoding NADH-quinone oxidoreductase subunit NuoI, producing the protein MRGLWVTFKSMFEKPVTIQYPEEKREVRKRFRGRHELHRYENGLEKCIGCSLCAAACPADAIFVEASENTDEKRFSPGERYASTYEINMLRCIYCGYCEDACPTEAITLGDNYELSYYDRRSAIYTKDMLLDPVPATAMLTPQKTETGVFTRSVPEMENPKD; encoded by the coding sequence GTGCGCGGGCTGTGGGTTACGTTCAAGTCCATGTTCGAGAAGCCCGTTACGATCCAGTATCCCGAAGAGAAGCGGGAAGTCCGCAAGCGCTTCCGCGGACGCCATGAACTGCATCGCTACGAGAACGGACTCGAAAAGTGTATCGGCTGTTCGCTCTGCGCCGCCGCCTGTCCCGCCGATGCGATCTTCGTGGAAGCCTCCGAAAATACGGATGAAAAACGCTTCTCGCCCGGAGAGCGGTATGCCTCCACCTACGAGATCAACATGCTCCGCTGTATCTACTGCGGTTATTGCGAAGATGCCTGCCCGACCGAGGCGATCACGCTGGGCGATAACTACGAACTCTCGTATTACGACCGCCGCTCGGCGATCTACACCAAGGATATGCTGCTCGACCCCGTCCCCGCGACCGCCATGTTGACTCCGCAGAAGACCGAAACCGGCGTGTTCACGCGTTCGGTGCCGGAGATGGAAAATCCAAAGGATTAG
- a CDS encoding NADH-quinone oxidoreductase subunit J, with protein sequence MTLDLALFLVLSLAAIAAALGMLFSRNAVYSALYLVLNFVTVAVFYLLLGAPFIAMAQVTVYAGAIMVLFLFVIMLLGAEGLPKSQVLPWQKPLAVGLTILLFAEAAYLLVTKARPVGNVLPPADAVNATENLQQLGIALFRNYLLPFEVVSILLLVAMVGAIVLTKKEKKARQ encoded by the coding sequence ATGACACTCGATTTAGCACTTTTCCTCGTCCTCTCCCTCGCCGCCATCGCCGCCGCGCTGGGGATGTTGTTCAGCCGCAACGCGGTGTATTCGGCGTTATATCTCGTGTTGAACTTCGTCACGGTGGCGGTGTTCTATCTGTTACTCGGCGCGCCGTTCATTGCCATGGCGCAGGTCACGGTCTATGCGGGCGCGATCATGGTGTTGTTTCTGTTCGTGATCATGTTGTTGGGCGCGGAAGGTCTGCCGAAGTCGCAAGTTCTTCCGTGGCAGAAACCGCTTGCCGTTGGGTTGACGATCCTCCTCTTTGCGGAAGCGGCGTACCTGCTCGTGACGAAAGCCCGCCCGGTCGGGAATGTCCTCCCGCCCGCCGACGCGGTCAACGCGACGGAGAATCTGCAACAACTTGGCATCGCGCTATTCAGAAATTATTTGCTTCCATTTGAAGTGGTCTCCATTCTATTGCTGGTCGCCATGGTCGGCGCGATCGTCCTTACGAAGAAAGAGAAAAAGGCGCGGCAATGA
- the nuoK gene encoding NADH-quinone oxidoreductase subunit NuoK, with protein MIPVDYYIILSAILFTIGVLGVLIRRNALIIFMSIELMLNAANLAIVAFGSAFENFSGQILVFFVIAVAAAEVAVGLALIVEIFRTKKSIDVDQVSSLKG; from the coding sequence ATGATCCCTGTTGATTATTACATCATCCTTTCTGCCATTTTGTTCACTATCGGCGTGCTCGGCGTGTTGATCCGCCGCAACGCGCTGATCATCTTCATGTCCATTGAGTTGATGTTGAACGCGGCAAACCTCGCCATCGTGGCGTTCGGAAGCGCGTTCGAAAATTTCAGCGGACAGATCTTGGTCTTCTTCGTGATTGCGGTCGCCGCGGCGGAAGTGGCGGTGGGTCTCGCGCTGATCGTGGAAATTTTCAGAACAAAGAAAAGTATTGACGTGGATCAGGTGAGTTCATTAAAAGGATAG
- a CDS encoding NADH-quinone oxidoreductase subunit L, with protein sequence MHLSETANTGFLFLAPWLVFFPVIGLLINTILGHKLSERMIGAVASFFSGLTFVVSVLLYVTLSGAHGEALRWHLAEWIRIGTLSLDWTFRVDSLSTTMMLVVSGVGTLIHIYAIGYMHEDVRFKNDVGRFRRFFVFLNLFIAAMMVLITGDSYLMLFVGWEGVGLCSFLLVGFWYELDLLARPSWSNSYAAVKAFVANRVGDFGFLIATFIIFWAFGSLQFDKVFQQVSTVAPGVIVAITLFFLLGVTGKSAQVPLYVWLPDAMAGPTPVSALIHAATMVTAGVYLVARSAPLYSSVPEAQHIVALVGAVTALFAATIATGQFDIKKVLAYSTISQLGFMVAAVGMGAYVAGVFHLVTHAFFKALLFLSAGSVILGMERGHHHAEHAHHDNHGKGKKKIGKSKVESGHGDSRAERSRSDSEGADEAHGVETFDPGDMRNMGGLRKTMPVTFWVYMAGMVALSGIPPFAGFWSKDEILLDASMHNQVAYWLLTLAAFFTAFYMGRQIWMVFFGEPRHEAAAHAEESPKVMTVPLMILAALSVLGGALNLPFEGFHNLGHWLEHTLGEVESLPLNLQVAGVSTVLALLAILISWLIYARKPFAKGQTDPLASLGLLFKGMNNKWWVDELYHLLFINPYIKLSYFVAEVIDWRFWHDWFHEKVIMGAYNWISFIGLNKYADQQGIDAFANGLGTWTQSLAATLRKVQNGFVRSYALSILLGVVLILGYLIMK encoded by the coding sequence ATGCACTTAAGCGAAACAGCAAACACAGGATTTTTATTCCTCGCCCCGTGGCTGGTATTTTTCCCGGTCATCGGTCTGCTCATCAACACCATCCTCGGTCACAAGCTCAGCGAGCGGATGATCGGCGCGGTGGCGAGTTTCTTTTCAGGGTTGACGTTCGTCGTGTCGGTCCTGCTGTACGTCACTCTCTCAGGCGCGCACGGCGAAGCGCTGCGCTGGCATCTCGCGGAGTGGATCCGCATCGGAACCCTGTCCCTCGATTGGACGTTCCGCGTCGACTCGTTATCCACCACGATGATGCTGGTCGTTTCGGGCGTCGGGACCCTCATCCACATCTACGCCATCGGGTACATGCACGAAGACGTGCGCTTCAAAAACGACGTGGGACGCTTCCGCCGTTTCTTCGTTTTTCTCAACCTCTTCATCGCCGCCATGATGGTGTTGATCACCGGCGACTCGTACCTGATGTTGTTCGTCGGTTGGGAGGGGGTGGGGCTGTGTTCGTTCCTGCTGGTCGGCTTTTGGTACGAACTGGATCTGCTGGCGCGACCCTCGTGGTCGAATTCGTATGCGGCGGTTAAAGCGTTCGTCGCCAACCGCGTCGGTGACTTCGGTTTCCTCATCGCAACGTTCATCATCTTTTGGGCATTCGGCAGTCTTCAATTCGATAAAGTGTTCCAACAAGTTTCAACGGTTGCGCCGGGCGTCATTGTCGCGATCACGTTGTTCTTCTTATTGGGCGTGACGGGGAAATCGGCGCAAGTTCCTCTTTATGTTTGGTTGCCCGACGCGATGGCGGGTCCGACGCCCGTTTCGGCATTGATCCACGCCGCGACGATGGTGACGGCGGGCGTGTATCTCGTCGCGCGTTCGGCGCCGTTGTATTCATCGGTTCCCGAAGCCCAGCATATCGTCGCGCTGGTGGGAGCAGTCACCGCGCTCTTCGCCGCCACGATCGCCACCGGTCAATTCGACATCAAAAAAGTGTTGGCATATTCAACCATCTCGCAACTCGGCTTCATGGTTGCGGCGGTCGGGATGGGCGCGTACGTGGCTGGTGTGTTCCACCTCGTGACGCACGCGTTCTTCAAAGCGTTGTTGTTCCTTTCGGCGGGTTCGGTGATCCTCGGCATGGAGCGCGGACATCATCATGCGGAACATGCGCATCATGATAACCATGGCAAGGGGAAAAAGAAAATTGGAAAGTCGAAAGTGGAAAGTGGGCACGGTGACTCTCGCGCTGAGCGGAGCCGTAGCGATAGCGAAGGCGCAGACGAAGCGCATGGTGTCGAAACATTCGACCCCGGCGACATGCGCAATATGGGTGGGCTTCGCAAGACCATGCCCGTCACCTTCTGGGTATATATGGCTGGCATGGTGGCTTTGTCTGGCATCCCTCCGTTTGCGGGCTTTTGGTCGAAGGATGAAATTTTGCTCGATGCAAGCATGCACAATCAGGTCGCGTATTGGTTGTTGACCCTCGCCGCGTTCTTCACTGCCTTCTACATGGGACGTCAAATTTGGATGGTCTTCTTCGGCGAGCCGCGTCACGAAGCGGCGGCGCACGCGGAAGAAAGCCCAAAAGTGATGACCGTCCCGTTGATGATTTTGGCGGCGCTTTCGGTGCTAGGCGGCGCGCTCAACCTTCCGTTTGAAGGTTTCCACAATCTCGGTCATTGGCTCGAACACACGCTCGGCGAAGTGGAATCGCTCCCGTTGAATTTGCAAGTGGCGGGCGTTTCGACTGTTCTGGCTTTGCTCGCTATTTTGATCTCATGGCTGATCTATGCGAGAAAACCATTCGCAAAAGGTCAGACCGATCCGCTCGCGTCGCTTGGTCTCTTATTCAAAGGGATGAACAACAAATGGTGGGTGGATGAACTCTATCACCTCTTGTTCATCAACCCGTATATCAAGCTTTCCTATTTTGTCGCCGAAGTCATTGACTGGCGCTTCTGGCATGACTGGTTCCACGAGAAGGTCATCATGGGCGCGTATAACTGGATCAGTTTCATCGGCTTGAACAAATACGCCGATCAGCAAGGCATTGACGCTTTCGCGAACGGCTTGGGGACGTGGACCCAGTCCCTAGCGGCGACCCTCCGTAAGGTCCAGAACGGATTCGTGCGCTCGTACGCGCTGTCCATTTTATTGGGCGTTGTGCTTATTCTTGGATATTTGATCATGAAATAG